One region of Faecalibacter bovis genomic DNA includes:
- a CDS encoding glycosyltransferase: MKTTNQKPKIKVLFRLRSLEMGGVPRVVLDLLRNLPKDKFDFTLMLNLHQGELVKDIPNDIKLIVVEKGKEQMSSNPLFQKIQLAWRRVKLEIYDKFPSILYKLKVPEKYDIEVSPGYAEFDMVLNSPNKKSRKIGWFHSDVGYDKDKARVLSRIEKMKKFDFMIFGSKQTRQVIDDLYQVTYPKSTVIYNVIKVDEVLAKADLFEYDYKTEYPVFSSLGRLHSRKGYHTLMKVHRRLLDEGFQHKIAVIGGGNEMENLINQRKELDVEDSFILFDTQTNPYPYIKASDFFILPTQSESYPLVIGEVMCMRKPIISTNVGGISEMIEDGVDGVLIKYDEDEMYQAMKEFMTNSDLVNKIIDGTKTAYQKFDENEIYRQVSEVFEQQYQLKLQNERN, from the coding sequence ATGAAAACAACTAACCAAAAACCTAAAATCAAAGTACTTTTTAGGCTTCGTTCATTAGAAATGGGTGGAGTTCCTCGTGTAGTATTAGATTTATTAAGAAATCTACCAAAAGATAAATTTGATTTCACATTAATGCTTAATTTACATCAAGGAGAATTAGTAAAAGATATTCCTAATGATATTAAATTAATAGTAGTTGAAAAAGGAAAAGAACAGATGAGTTCAAATCCTTTATTTCAAAAGATCCAATTAGCATGGAGAAGAGTGAAATTAGAAATTTATGATAAATTTCCTTCAATATTATATAAGTTAAAAGTTCCAGAAAAATACGATATAGAAGTTTCTCCTGGTTATGCTGAATTTGATATGGTATTAAATTCACCAAACAAGAAATCACGTAAAATCGGTTGGTTTCATTCAGATGTTGGCTACGATAAAGACAAAGCAAGAGTTTTGAGTCGCATCGAAAAAATGAAAAAATTTGATTTTATGATTTTTGGTTCTAAACAAACGCGTCAAGTTATCGATGATTTATACCAAGTAACATACCCAAAAAGCACAGTAATTTATAACGTTATAAAAGTAGATGAGGTTTTGGCTAAAGCTGATTTATTTGAATATGATTATAAAACTGAGTATCCTGTATTTTCTTCTTTAGGTAGATTACATTCTCGTAAAGGATATCACACCTTAATGAAGGTACATAGACGTTTACTTGATGAAGGGTTTCAGCATAAAATAGCAGTTATTGGTGGTGGTAATGAAATGGAAAATCTAATTAATCAAAGGAAAGAGCTTGATGTAGAAGATTCTTTTATTTTGTTTGATACACAAACTAATCCATATCCATACATTAAAGCTTCAGATTTTTTTATTTTACCCACACAATCTGAATCTTATCCATTAGTAATCGGTGAGGTAATGTGTATGAGAAAACCTATAATATCAACAAACGTTGGTGGAATTTCTGAAATGATTGAAGATGGAGTAGATGGTGTTTTAATTAAATATGATGAAGACGAAATGTACCAAGCTATGAAAGAGTTTATGACCAATTCGGATTTAGTAAATAAAATTATAGACGGGACTAAAACAGCATATCAAAAATTTGATGAAAATGAAATTTATCGTCAAGTTTCAGAAGTTTTTGAACAACAATATCAATTGAAATTACAAAATGAGAGAAACTAA
- a CDS encoding glycosyltransferase family A protein, which translates to MRETKITIVTPTYNRAHTLPRVYDSLKNQTFKDFKWIIMDDGSTDNTNEIVSQFQSEGIIDIDYHWNENQHKFITVFEGIKKVQSKYFVIYDSDDSYPANALEILYNEAEKISDQDQFISVMGLSQFENGELVGDKYPNEGFDGTILEMRYKYKVRGDKNGMFITKTYQRLLEKFDYSIYKNKGYIPQSVFFNTYDAKGIKTRFINKVVRNYHLDEDDKQSVSNTRWSGKNTYGLMEGYKSFLNSYGKQLYKYPKALIRNIVGYHLYGILNKKGISELNNGLKYFKVLSLMIYPLSVIYTKLKTS; encoded by the coding sequence ATGAGAGAAACTAAAATTACAATTGTTACTCCTACATACAATCGCGCACATACACTACCAAGAGTTTATGATTCATTAAAAAATCAAACTTTTAAAGATTTTAAATGGATTATCATGGACGATGGATCTACGGATAATACAAATGAAATTGTTTCTCAATTTCAAAGTGAAGGAATAATAGATATCGATTACCATTGGAATGAAAATCAACATAAATTTATAACAGTATTTGAAGGGATTAAAAAAGTCCAATCAAAGTATTTTGTGATATACGACTCTGATGATTCTTACCCAGCTAATGCATTAGAAATTTTGTATAATGAGGCTGAAAAAATTTCAGATCAAGATCAATTTATATCAGTTATGGGATTATCTCAATTTGAAAATGGCGAGTTGGTCGGCGATAAATATCCTAATGAAGGTTTTGATGGCACTATATTAGAAATGCGTTATAAATATAAAGTAAGAGGTGATAAAAATGGTATGTTTATAACCAAAACTTATCAGCGATTACTTGAAAAATTTGATTATTCTATTTATAAAAATAAAGGATATATACCTCAATCTGTATTTTTTAATACATATGACGCAAAAGGAATAAAAACTAGGTTTATTAACAAAGTTGTTCGTAATTATCATTTAGATGAAGATGATAAACAATCTGTTTCTAATACAAGATGGTCTGGGAAAAATACTTATGGTTTAATGGAAGGTTATAAATCTTTTCTTAATTCTTATGGTAAGCAATTGTATAAATATCCTAAAGCATTAATAAGAAATATTGTTGGGTATCATCTGTATGGTATTTTAAATAAAAAAGGTATTTCTGAGTTAAATAATGGTTTAAAATATTTTAAAGTATTATCACTAATGATTTACCCTTTAAGCGTAATTTATACCAAATTAAAAACTAGCTAA
- a CDS encoding decaprenyl-phosphate phosphoribosyltransferase: protein MQQYLKLMRVKQWVKNLFVFIPLFFSGNFFNTDLMIQSFVGFVLFSFVASSIYIINDYVDIEKDKKHPEKKNRPLAAGTISKQNAIILFLLLLLISIGGSLLLGNYKVGAILLVYFLMNVAYSFKLKQIAILDVMIIATGFLMRVLVGGYITGIIISDWTILLTFTAALILALGKRRGELINAELTGTTRKSLDGYNEPFVNAALVISCTVTIVSYLMFILSDETQSKFHHYIIYTFVFVFAGILRYLQQTFVFQKTESPTKLIFKDIFLQTLIVIWGITFFLLIYFK, encoded by the coding sequence ATGCAACAATACCTTAAACTTATGCGTGTAAAACAATGGGTGAAAAACCTATTTGTTTTCATTCCATTATTCTTCTCAGGGAATTTTTTCAATACAGATTTAATGATACAATCTTTTGTCGGTTTTGTGTTATTTTCATTTGTAGCGAGTAGTATTTACATCATAAACGATTATGTAGATATCGAAAAAGATAAAAAGCATCCTGAAAAGAAAAATCGTCCATTAGCTGCCGGAACTATATCTAAACAAAATGCTATAATATTATTTCTGCTATTACTACTTATTTCAATTGGCGGAAGCTTATTGTTGGGGAATTACAAAGTTGGGGCAATATTATTGGTGTATTTTTTAATGAATGTAGCTTATTCATTCAAATTAAAGCAAATCGCTATACTTGATGTAATGATTATCGCAACAGGTTTTTTAATGCGTGTTTTAGTTGGTGGCTATATCACAGGAATTATCATTTCAGACTGGACTATTTTGTTAACATTTACAGCGGCATTAATATTAGCTTTAGGCAAACGTCGTGGAGAATTAATCAATGCAGAATTAACCGGAACTACACGTAAATCATTAGACGGTTACAACGAACCTTTCGTTAATGCAGCTTTGGTTATTTCATGTACAGTTACAATAGTCAGTTATCTGATGTTTATTTTATCAGATGAAACACAATCCAAATTTCATCATTACATAATTTATACATTTGTATTTGTTTTCGCCGGTATTCTTAGATATTTGCAACAAACATTTGTATTTCAAAAAACGGAATCTCCAACCAAATTAATTTTTAAAGATATATTTCTGCAAACATTAATTGTTATATGGGGAATTACCTTTTTTCTATTAATTTATTTTAAATAA
- a CDS encoding FAD-binding oxidoreductase, giving the protein MRINKSKSITNWGLYPSIKTNEYIPQSIDEYKEAISSSNKLIARGNGRCYGDASFQNDVISTKKWNKFIDFDRDRGFIEVEAGVLLSDILEASVPAGYFITVTPGTKFITVGGAIASDVHGKNHHVDGCFSEHLVYFDLMIESGEIVRCSRNDNPELFWSTIGGMGLTGVILSARFLLKKIETAYIRNEAIQAKNLDEIFKLFEESESWTYTVAWLDCLQKGDSLGKSIMLRGEHATLDEVSENIKKNPLKIKKKPKLNIPFFFPNFALNPLSIKVFNWLYFNKQLKKHVKNYVDYDQFFYPLDMVHNWNRIYGKNGFIQYQFVIPKNNGLEGMREILKTIADSGNGSFLVVLKLFGESNSKAYNSFPQPGYTLALDFKVNKGLKKLIEKLDEIVERNGGRIYRTKDAMSKPSLTNYLKNVDSTKFESIQNERINRFKKQ; this is encoded by the coding sequence ATGAGAATAAATAAATCAAAAAGTATTACCAATTGGGGGTTGTATCCTTCCATTAAAACAAACGAATATATTCCGCAGTCTATAGATGAGTACAAGGAAGCAATTTCAAGTTCTAATAAATTAATAGCACGAGGAAATGGAAGATGTTACGGTGATGCTTCATTTCAAAATGATGTAATTTCTACAAAAAAATGGAATAAATTTATAGATTTTGACCGAGATAGAGGTTTTATTGAGGTTGAAGCTGGAGTATTATTGTCAGATATTTTAGAGGCCTCAGTTCCTGCTGGATATTTTATTACAGTTACTCCAGGTACAAAATTTATTACAGTTGGTGGCGCAATTGCTTCTGACGTTCATGGTAAAAATCATCATGTGGACGGATGTTTTTCAGAGCATTTGGTTTATTTTGATTTAATGATAGAATCCGGAGAAATTGTACGCTGTTCACGAAACGATAATCCTGAATTATTTTGGTCTACGATTGGTGGAATGGGATTAACAGGTGTAATTCTTTCAGCTCGTTTTTTACTAAAAAAAATTGAAACTGCCTACATCCGTAATGAAGCCATTCAAGCAAAAAATTTAGATGAAATTTTTAAATTATTTGAAGAGTCTGAATCCTGGACTTATACAGTGGCATGGTTAGATTGTTTACAAAAAGGTGATTCTTTGGGTAAATCAATTATGTTGCGTGGGGAACACGCAACTTTAGATGAAGTTTCTGAAAATATAAAGAAAAATCCTTTAAAAATTAAGAAAAAACCGAAGCTAAATATTCCATTTTTCTTTCCGAATTTTGCTTTGAATCCTTTATCAATAAAAGTTTTTAATTGGTTGTATTTTAATAAGCAATTAAAAAAGCATGTTAAGAATTATGTTGATTATGATCAATTTTTCTATCCGTTGGATATGGTGCATAATTGGAATCGTATATACGGGAAAAATGGTTTTATTCAATATCAGTTTGTTATTCCTAAAAATAACGGATTGGAAGGTATGCGAGAAATTTTGAAAACAATTGCAGATAGTGGAAATGGCTCTTTTTTAGTTGTTTTAAAATTATTTGGAGAAAGTAATTCAAAAGCGTACAATTCTTTTCCTCAACCAGGTTATACATTAGCTTTAGATTTTAAAGTAAATAAAGGACTTAAAAAACTAATTGAAAAATTAGATGAAATTGTTGAACGTAATGGAGGTAGAATTTATCGTACGAAAGATGCTATGTCCAAACCAAGTTTAACAAATTATTTAAAAAATGTTGATTCAACTAAATTTGAGTCAATTCAAAACGAACGTATAAATCGATTTAAAAAACAATGA
- a CDS encoding SDR family NAD(P)-dependent oxidoreductase codes for MIVLGSNSDISLAFIEKVLKEGQRFPMMYLFTSNVDKTMKLANHIEAKYDQKCEIIEFDLTKKNNYQTIEHIDSDLLFCASGFLGKNTEEGLYDIENTMKIVEINYSKLIFLINFFAKKMEAKGSGTIIALSSVAGERGRQSNFIYGSAKAGFTAYLAGLRNYLFHKKVHVMTVIPGFMDTEMTADIETPKPLTAQPDQAADIIYKAYKKKRNIVYVTFVWWGIMMIIRNIPEFIFKKLKM; via the coding sequence ATGATTGTATTAGGTAGTAATTCAGATATTTCTTTGGCTTTTATAGAAAAGGTCTTAAAAGAAGGGCAACGATTTCCGATGATGTATTTGTTTACTTCAAATGTTGATAAAACCATGAAGTTAGCAAATCACATTGAAGCGAAATACGATCAAAAATGTGAGATTATTGAATTTGATTTAACTAAAAAAAATAATTACCAAACGATTGAACATATAGATTCTGATCTATTATTCTGTGCTTCTGGATTTTTAGGAAAAAATACCGAAGAAGGTTTATATGATATTGAAAATACAATGAAGATTGTTGAAATCAATTATTCTAAACTTATATTCTTAATTAACTTTTTTGCGAAGAAAATGGAAGCAAAAGGTAGTGGAACTATCATTGCTTTAAGTTCGGTTGCTGGCGAAAGAGGTCGTCAATCAAATTTTATTTATGGTTCGGCTAAAGCAGGTTTTACTGCATATTTAGCAGGTTTAAGGAATTATTTATTTCATAAAAAAGTTCATGTAATGACGGTAATTCCAGGTTTCATGGATACAGAAATGACCGCTGATATTGAAACTCCAAAGCCTTTAACAGCTCAACCAGATCAAGCCGCAGATATTATTTACAAAGCTTATAAAAAGAAGCGTAACATTGTTTATGTAACTTTTGTTTGGTGGGGAATTATGATGATCATTCGAAATATTCCTGAATTTATTTTCAAAAAATTAAAAATGTAA
- a CDS encoding HAD-IB family phosphatase, whose product MNRNLYLFDFDGTLTKKDSLFDFLKFCSPSEYRKIFILFIPLFIFSKLKILDPGKVKEKFISSILKGKSYFEINLLAQNYFKAKYPDLIYTKADDYIKSVSNYHDKFIVSASVDFWLQPFADYYQMGLICTKAEFDDQGFFTGKFASPNCNKKEKKNRIEKEIDLTLYDEVFAFGDTSGDKAMFEIASKSFFKHFN is encoded by the coding sequence ATGAATCGTAATTTATATCTTTTTGATTTCGATGGTACTTTGACTAAAAAAGATTCACTTTTCGATTTTTTAAAGTTTTGTTCTCCTTCAGAATATCGGAAAATTTTCATTCTCTTTATTCCATTATTTATTTTCTCAAAATTGAAAATTTTAGATCCGGGAAAAGTGAAGGAAAAATTCATCAGCAGTATCTTAAAAGGTAAATCTTATTTTGAAATCAATTTACTCGCTCAGAATTATTTTAAAGCGAAATACCCAGATTTAATTTATACGAAAGCGGATGATTATATTAAATCGGTAAGTAATTATCATGATAAATTTATAGTTTCGGCTTCAGTTGATTTTTGGTTGCAACCATTTGCAGATTATTATCAAATGGGATTAATTTGCACAAAGGCAGAATTTGATGACCAAGGTTTCTTTACTGGGAAATTTGCGTCTCCGAATTGTAATAAAAAAGAGAAAAAAAATAGAATCGAAAAAGAAATCGATTTGACATTATATGATGAGGTTTTTGCTTTTGGCGATACTTCTGGCGATAAAGCTATGTTTGAAATTGCGTCTAAAAGTTTTTTCAAGCATTTTAATTAA
- a CDS encoding glycosyltransferase, producing the protein MAEKKKILIRIGSLRHGGAEKVLVTFLKNLSPDKYEIDLLLNLYSGKYLKDVPSWINIYYLNKGEMITTNRPQDIPEKAFRVIYQTILKKFPKLLYKFILPNKKYDIEFAAIHGMADEILNSPIKSSKKIVWIHNDLSNIPEYTNERLKSFFKFDRILVISEKINQMFLDLAVSEDEKNKVVRIYNPIDVDEIKRLAKEPCDLQKIENEPTFVSIGTVFPQKGFDRLLRAHRRLLDEGFKHQVWIVGDGYDFPNIKKLVDELQVNNTAHLIGFKENPYPYFVKADYYILSSRYEGYPTVLFEAMTLAKPILATDVSGVREMLNDGELGHIIDNSQDAIYEGLKYFIQQPEEAKKYQQNIEAKVLPFELKNAVNSIEKYLNN; encoded by the coding sequence ATGGCTGAAAAGAAGAAAATATTAATACGTATTGGCTCGCTTCGACATGGAGGAGCTGAAAAAGTGTTAGTTACTTTTTTAAAAAATCTTTCACCAGATAAATATGAAATAGACTTGTTGTTGAATCTTTATTCGGGTAAATATTTAAAAGATGTTCCGTCTTGGATTAATATTTATTATTTGAATAAAGGAGAAATGATTACGACAAATCGACCTCAGGATATTCCAGAAAAAGCTTTCAGAGTGATTTATCAAACCATTCTGAAAAAATTTCCAAAATTGTTGTATAAATTTATTTTACCGAATAAAAAGTATGATATAGAATTTGCTGCTATCCACGGAATGGCCGATGAAATTCTAAATTCTCCGATTAAATCTTCTAAGAAAATTGTTTGGATTCATAACGATTTATCAAACATTCCAGAATATACAAATGAACGTTTGAAATCATTTTTCAAATTTGACCGCATTTTAGTCATTTCAGAAAAAATTAATCAAATGTTTTTGGATTTGGCAGTTTCAGAGGACGAAAAAAATAAAGTCGTTCGAATTTATAATCCTATTGATGTTGATGAAATCAAGCGTTTAGCAAAAGAACCTTGTGATTTACAGAAAATAGAAAATGAACCTACGTTTGTTTCGATTGGAACTGTTTTTCCACAAAAAGGTTTTGATCGTTTGTTAAGAGCGCATCGTCGTTTATTAGATGAAGGTTTTAAACACCAAGTTTGGATTGTTGGCGATGGCTATGATTTTCCGAATATCAAAAAGTTGGTGGATGAGTTACAAGTGAACAATACTGCTCATTTAATTGGTTTCAAAGAAAATCCTTATCCATATTTCGTTAAAGCAGATTATTATATTTTGTCTTCGCGATATGAAGGTTATCCAACGGTTTTATTTGAGGCGATGACTTTAGCTAAACCTATTTTAGCAACTGATGTTTCAGGGGTTAGAGAAATGTTGAATGATGGAGAATTAGGACATATTATCGATAATTCGCAAGATGCTATTTACGAAGGTTTAAAATATTTTATTCAACAACCTGAAGAAGCGAAAAAATATCAACAAAATATTGAAGCAAAAGTATTACCTTTTGAATTAAAGAATGCTGTCAATTCAATAGAAAAATATTTAAACAATTAA
- a CDS encoding serine O-acetyltransferase, protein MKSIIQKDFYRNFGYWTNSPFLKGFMSPGFRFLYCLRKAQQYPTKHPLGLVYRLLLRRYSIKYGYQISAKTEIGPGLNLGHWGHVVVNPKAKIGKNCNIAHGVTLGQTNRGKSKGFPILKNDVWVGTNAVIVGGITIGNNVLIAPNSYVTQDVPDNSIVMGNPMQIIPNEKATEGYINNRI, encoded by the coding sequence ATGAAATCAATTATTCAGAAAGATTTTTACAGAAACTTTGGATATTGGACTAATTCCCCTTTTTTAAAAGGCTTTATGAGTCCAGGTTTTCGTTTTTTATATTGTTTAAGAAAAGCCCAACAATATCCAACTAAACATCCATTAGGATTGGTTTATCGTTTATTGTTGAGAAGATATTCAATAAAATATGGTTATCAAATTTCGGCAAAAACTGAAATTGGACCTGGATTAAACTTAGGTCATTGGGGACATGTTGTTGTAAATCCAAAAGCTAAAATTGGGAAAAACTGCAATATAGCTCATGGTGTGACATTAGGTCAAACTAACCGTGGAAAATCAAAAGGTTTTCCGATTTTAAAAAATGATGTTTGGGTTGGAACAAATGCTGTAATTGTTGGTGGAATTACGATAGGAAATAACGTATTGATTGCACCAAATAGTTATGTAACACAAGATGTTCCTGATAATTCGATTGTGATGGGAAATCCAATGCAAATTATCCCGAACGAAAAAGCAACTGAAGGATATATCAATAATAGAATTTAA
- a CDS encoding polysaccharide deacetylase family protein — MKSKHGFFVISLDFELFWGIRDKYTFNEYGENVLGVWEVIPRLLKTFNQYNIHATFATVGAMFASDFRDLNNYLPSIKPNYTDKNLSPYNDYIKKSIHNDPRYYYGKQLVEMVKANKNQEIGTHTFSHYYCLEPGQDKTSFVADLESSIAIAEAMGIDIESFIFPRHQLNKDYINIFKKYGIKNYRGTEKIWFHFAARGEDEGIIKRAFRYADYFVWMGSNHLQDINEIEDDELYQIRASRWLRPYDSRKILQKLKLIRIKQQMKAAAKTNKIFHLWWHPHEFGVNTNENFEMLEEIFQYYSELNKKYGIESFNFKELVAYKNANNG; from the coding sequence ATGAAGTCTAAACATGGATTTTTTGTAATTTCTTTAGATTTTGAACTTTTCTGGGGAATTAGAGATAAATATACTTTTAACGAATACGGTGAAAATGTATTAGGAGTTTGGGAGGTTATACCCCGACTCTTAAAAACATTTAATCAATACAACATTCACGCTACATTTGCCACTGTGGGTGCCATGTTTGCTTCCGACTTTAGAGATTTAAACAATTATTTACCATCTATTAAACCTAATTATACTGATAAAAATTTATCACCTTATAATGATTATATCAAAAAATCAATTCATAATGATCCGAGATATTATTATGGAAAACAATTAGTGGAAATGGTGAAGGCAAATAAAAATCAAGAAATAGGAACACATACTTTTTCTCATTATTATTGTTTGGAACCAGGTCAAGATAAAACATCTTTTGTAGCAGACTTAGAAAGTTCAATTGCCATAGCAGAGGCTATGGGTATTGACATTGAATCTTTTATTTTTCCAAGACATCAATTGAATAAAGACTATATTAATATTTTCAAAAAATATGGGATTAAAAACTATAGAGGAACAGAAAAAATATGGTTTCATTTTGCAGCAAGAGGTGAAGATGAAGGGATAATCAAGAGAGCATTTCGTTATGCAGATTATTTTGTATGGATGGGAAGTAATCATTTACAAGATATTAATGAAATTGAAGATGATGAACTGTATCAAATTAGAGCTAGTAGATGGCTACGTCCATATGATAGTAGAAAAATTTTACAAAAATTAAAATTAATTAGGATTAAACAGCAAATGAAAGCTGCAGCGAAAACGAATAAGATATTTCATTTATGGTGGCATCCGCATGAATTTGGTGTAAATACAAATGAAAATTTTGAAATGCTTGAAGAGATTTTTCAGTATTATTCGGAATTAAATAAAAAATATGGAATCGAAAGTTTTAATTTCAAAGAACTAGTAGCTTATAAAAATGCTAACAATGGATAA
- a CDS encoding formyl transferase, with amino-acid sequence MDKKIVMLTGEAISTRYMYNGLKDDYDIQKVIQEVPVSMKKILKNRAKRIGYFQVFGQILFGILVLPFLRKISKEKLISNRLKLNLSDEHIPEDKLIKVDSVNDKKTIEILKQLNPDIVIVNGCRIISKRVLEQIDAVFINTHEGVTPRYRGIHGAYWALVNQDKENCGVTVHLVDKGVDTGGILYQGIISIDDNDNFTTYPIYQTAKGIELMKLAITDYYNGELKTIQPKLESKIWYHPTIWKYFYNWIFKGVN; translated from the coding sequence ATGGATAAAAAAATTGTAATGCTAACAGGAGAAGCCATTTCTACTAGATACATGTATAATGGCTTAAAGGATGATTATGATATTCAAAAAGTTATTCAAGAAGTTCCAGTAAGCATGAAAAAAATTCTAAAAAATAGAGCGAAAAGAATTGGATATTTTCAAGTTTTTGGACAAATCTTATTCGGTATTTTGGTTCTTCCGTTTTTAAGAAAGATATCGAAAGAAAAATTAATTTCAAATCGATTGAAATTAAATCTTTCGGATGAACATATACCTGAAGATAAATTGATAAAGGTTGATTCTGTAAACGATAAAAAAACAATCGAAATTCTTAAACAATTAAATCCAGATATAGTGATAGTGAATGGCTGTAGAATTATATCTAAAAGAGTTTTAGAACAAATTGATGCTGTTTTTATCAATACGCATGAAGGAGTTACACCGCGTTATCGTGGTATTCATGGAGCATATTGGGCTCTTGTTAATCAAGATAAGGAAAATTGTGGAGTAACAGTGCATTTAGTGGATAAAGGTGTGGATACAGGTGGAATATTATATCAAGGAATTATATCTATTGATGATAATGATAATTTCACAACTTATCCAATATACCAAACTGCTAAAGGAATTGAGTTAATGAAATTAGCAATTACTGACTATTATAATGGTGAATTAAAAACGATTCAACCCAAATTAGAAAGTAAAATTTGGTACCATCCAACAATATGGAAATATTTTTATAACTGGATTTTTAAAGGGGTTAATTAA
- a CDS encoding glycosyltransferase yields MSKKSIYFLLPGLTFGGAERVISILANEIDRAKFEPTIVLFNKKGFPVDQLKSDINVIDFRIDRIRFAIFRVLKLIFNKQPDIVFGGWGEVSVLLAPFIKLFPKIKFIARETNVVSEHVTRKEILFFYRFYNNFHQIIAQSDDMKNDLIQNFRISENRIVKINNPVDFDLINQMKSQTINLGFDKSYKNIVAIGNLSPRKGFDLLLNVMNDLKEENIKLTILGDGAFKEELLQQKETLNLDNVIFKGNVPNPFVYLKEADLFILSSRYEGFPNVLLEAGACGTYSLANNCQGGINEIIQNKINGEIYSIEDTKGFAEKIKTILTENHSSEDIINSIHSRFSKEIIIKKYETIFESI; encoded by the coding sequence ATGTCAAAAAAATCAATCTATTTTTTATTACCAGGTTTAACATTTGGAGGGGCTGAACGAGTAATATCTATTTTAGCAAATGAAATAGATCGTGCAAAATTTGAACCTACTATAGTTCTTTTTAATAAAAAAGGATTTCCTGTAGATCAATTAAAAAGTGATATAAATGTAATCGATTTTAGGATTGATAGGATTCGATTTGCTATTTTCAGAGTTTTAAAATTAATTTTTAATAAGCAACCGGATATCGTTTTTGGAGGGTGGGGAGAAGTGAGCGTATTATTAGCGCCATTTATTAAATTATTTCCAAAAATAAAATTTATAGCGAGAGAAACTAATGTTGTATCTGAGCATGTAACTCGAAAAGAGATATTATTTTTCTATCGTTTTTATAACAATTTTCATCAAATCATTGCGCAAAGTGATGATATGAAAAATGACTTGATTCAAAATTTTAGAATTTCGGAAAATAGAATCGTAAAGATCAATAATCCAGTGGATTTTGATTTAATAAATCAAATGAAAAGTCAAACAATTAATTTAGGTTTTGACAAGAGCTATAAAAATATTGTTGCGATAGGAAATCTTTCGCCGCGTAAAGGTTTCGATTTATTATTAAATGTAATGAATGATCTGAAGGAAGAAAATATCAAACTAACGATTTTAGGAGATGGAGCTTTCAAAGAGGAATTATTACAACAAAAGGAAACATTGAATTTGGATAATGTAATTTTCAAAGGGAATGTTCCTAATCCATTTGTTTATTTAAAAGAAGCGGATTTGTTTATTCTTTCTTCAAGATATGAAGGTTTTCCGAATGTATTGTTGGAAGCTGGTGCGTGTGGAACATATAGTTTAGCGAATAATTGCCAAGGTGGAATTAATGAAATTATTCAAAATAAGATCAACGGAGAAATTTACTCTATTGAAGATACGAAAGGTTTCGCTGAAAAAATTAAAACCATTTTAACTGAAAATCATTCATCAGAAGATATTATAAATAGTATTCATTCACGTTTTAGTAAAGAAATTATAATAAAAAAATACGAAACAATTTTCGAATCAATATAA